A window from Pseudomonas alloputida encodes these proteins:
- a CDS encoding winged helix-turn-helix transcriptional regulator, translating into MDVKNSCDNPCPIARSLAVAGDAWSILILRDAHAGLSRFDQFRKSLGIAPTMLTRRLATLTEEGLLEKRRYSEHPPREEYLLTAAGRDFLPVLFMIGAWGRQYRGGGKLTRFFDAQTGTEIKAVAVDEITGAKIGTRPLRIVTPEES; encoded by the coding sequence ATGGACGTGAAAAATAGTTGCGATAACCCGTGCCCGATCGCCCGCAGCCTGGCAGTTGCCGGTGATGCCTGGAGCATATTGATCCTGCGTGATGCCCATGCCGGCCTTTCTCGCTTTGACCAATTCAGGAAAAGCCTGGGAATTGCACCGACAATGCTGACCCGCCGGCTGGCGACACTGACGGAGGAAGGATTACTGGAGAAGCGGCGCTACTCCGAGCACCCGCCTAGGGAGGAGTACCTGCTGACCGCTGCGGGTCGCGATTTTCTGCCTGTGCTGTTCATGATTGGTGCATGGGGCCGGCAATACCGAGGCGGTGGTAAGCTGACGCGCTTCTTCGATGCGCAAACAGGCACAGAAATCAAAGCTGTCGCCGTGGACGAGATTACGGGGGCGAAGATCGGCACGCGCCCCCTGCGCATTGTCACACCTGAGGAAAGTTGA
- a CDS encoding SDR family oxidoreductase, which yields MREQLDQVGSGGVTGATGLLGNNLVRELVARGYTVKGLVRSKAKGEQQFNNLPGVELVVGDMAEVDAFAASLQGCDTVFHTASFFRDNYKGGSHWKELEQINVSGTRRLLEQAYGAGIRRFIHTSSIAVLNGAPGTSIEENCLRADADADDYYRSKILADRVVLSFLESHPQMHACMVLPGWMWGPGDVGPTSSGQLVNDVVQGKLPGLIPGSFSIVDARDVALAHIAAARHGRRGERYLAAGRHMTMRELMPVLGRMAGVKTPARQIPLPFLYTLAAVQEIYARLTGRPILLSMATLRLLVREQDRTRFDHRKSEQELGLSFRALELTIADTVAWYRDHGWFEKGSRL from the coding sequence ATGCGGGAACAGCTCGACCAAGTTGGGTCAGGCGGCGTGACCGGAGCAACCGGTTTGCTGGGCAACAACCTGGTGCGTGAATTGGTCGCTCGCGGCTACACGGTCAAAGGCCTGGTCCGCTCAAAAGCCAAAGGTGAACAGCAGTTCAACAACCTGCCGGGTGTGGAGTTGGTCGTTGGGGACATGGCCGAGGTCGACGCATTCGCAGCATCGCTGCAAGGTTGCGATACGGTGTTTCACACAGCGTCGTTCTTTCGCGATAACTACAAGGGCGGCAGCCACTGGAAAGAACTCGAACAGATAAACGTGTCGGGTACGCGGCGCCTGCTTGAGCAGGCCTACGGGGCCGGCATACGACGGTTCATCCATACGTCTTCCATTGCTGTGCTCAACGGCGCACCTGGCACGTCCATCGAGGAGAACTGCCTGAGGGCCGACGCCGACGCCGATGACTACTACCGCAGCAAGATCCTCGCTGACCGTGTCGTATTGTCGTTCCTGGAGAGCCACCCCCAGATGCATGCCTGTATGGTCCTGCCTGGCTGGATGTGGGGGCCTGGCGACGTTGGCCCAACCTCGTCGGGGCAATTGGTCAACGATGTGGTACAGGGCAAGTTGCCCGGGTTGATCCCTGGCAGTTTTTCCATTGTCGATGCCCGCGATGTGGCATTGGCACACATTGCCGCAGCCAGACATGGGCGCCGAGGTGAGCGCTATCTCGCGGCGGGTCGACATATGACAATGCGCGAACTGATGCCTGTTTTAGGACGTATGGCGGGCGTCAAGACACCAGCCCGACAAATACCGCTGCCCTTTCTATACACCTTGGCGGCTGTGCAGGAGATCTACGCGCGCCTGACCGGCAGACCCATTCTGCTGAGCATGGCCACGTTGCGTCTACTGGTTCGAGAGCAGGACCGCACCCGTTTCGACCACCGCAAGAGTGAACAGGAGCTTGGGCTGAGTTTCCGGGCACTCGAGCTGACAATCGCCGACACCGTGGCGTGGTACCGTGATCACGGCTGGTTTGAAAAAGGCAGCCGACTGTGA
- a CDS encoding GrpB family protein → MALTSKITPYDPTWPARFLTDKPLIASAFDAELIAIHHVGSTSVPGLAAKPELDVLIEVHAHRNTSTRDEVLMALGYVRGSDLSEGHHFYRRNVDGIRTHKLHVCTRDHLTITQMLGFRDLLRRDASIRQQYETLKLQLESSNTGGMAEYLEKKAPFIIAALLHAGITPRE, encoded by the coding sequence ATGGCACTGACCAGCAAGATTACCCCCTACGATCCCACATGGCCCGCCCGCTTCCTGACAGACAAGCCACTCATAGCCTCGGCATTCGACGCTGAACTGATTGCTATCCACCACGTTGGAAGCACGTCTGTCCCAGGGCTGGCGGCGAAGCCCGAACTGGATGTGCTCATTGAGGTTCACGCGCATCGCAATACCTCGACGCGGGACGAGGTGTTGATGGCTTTGGGGTATGTACGGGGAAGTGATCTGTCAGAGGGCCATCATTTCTACCGGCGCAATGTGGATGGGATTCGTACGCACAAGCTCCATGTTTGTACCCGCGACCACCTGACGATCACTCAGATGCTGGGGTTCAGAGATTTGCTCAGGCGCGATGCCTCGATCCGCCAACAGTATGAAACGCTGAAGCTTCAGTTGGAGTCGAGCAATACGGGTGGGATGGCTGAGTATCTAGAGAAAAAGGCTCCTTTCATTATCGCAGCGCTGCTTCATGCCGGTATAACCCCGCGTGAATGA
- a CDS encoding zinc-dependent alcohol dehydrogenase family protein codes for MNQTMLAAIAESAQTPLVVRHIARPVPGKGQVLVRIHAAGVNPLDTKIAIGAGAHARQELPAVLGLDLAGTVVELGEAVDGFTPGQEVFGMAGGIGGAQGTLAEYIAVDARLIASKPHALGMREAAALPLVFITAWEGLVDHANVRSGQRVLIHGGAGGVGQVAVQLAKARGAEVYATGSAGSLDFIRSLGATAIDYQAQGVEAYVEQYTAGEGFDIVYDTVGGSTLDASFKAVKPYTGHVLSCLGWGQHSLAPLSFKSATYSGVFTLAPLLTGKGREHHGSILREAAVLANAGQLAIRVDPQQFALDEVNDAFRQVAEGRGRGKTVIQLISE; via the coding sequence ATGAATCAGACCATGCTTGCCGCTATCGCCGAATCCGCCCAGACCCCGCTGGTCGTGCGCCACATCGCCCGCCCTGTGCCCGGTAAGGGGCAGGTTTTGGTGCGGATTCACGCCGCCGGGGTCAACCCGCTCGACACCAAGATTGCAATCGGTGCGGGTGCTCACGCCCGCCAGGAGTTGCCGGCCGTGCTCGGCCTGGATCTCGCCGGTACGGTCGTCGAACTGGGCGAGGCAGTTGATGGCTTCACGCCTGGCCAGGAGGTCTTCGGCATGGCCGGCGGAATCGGCGGCGCCCAAGGCACCCTGGCCGAATACATCGCCGTGGATGCCAGGCTGATTGCATCAAAGCCGCATGCACTCGGCATGCGTGAGGCTGCCGCGCTGCCGTTGGTATTCATCACCGCCTGGGAAGGTTTGGTAGATCACGCAAATGTTCGTAGTGGTCAGCGTGTGCTGATTCATGGCGGCGCAGGTGGCGTCGGCCAAGTTGCGGTGCAATTGGCCAAGGCTCGAGGTGCCGAAGTCTACGCCACCGGCTCCGCGGGCAGTCTAGACTTCATTCGCTCGCTGGGGGCCACGGCAATTGACTATCAGGCGCAGGGTGTAGAGGCCTATGTCGAACAATATACGGCCGGGGAAGGTTTCGACATCGTTTATGACACCGTCGGCGGCAGCACGTTGGACGCGTCATTCAAGGCAGTAAAGCCTTATACCGGGCACGTACTCAGCTGCCTCGGTTGGGGCCAGCACAGTCTCGCGCCTTTATCCTTCAAAAGTGCCACCTACTCGGGCGTATTTACCCTGGCACCGCTGCTAACCGGCAAGGGACGCGAACACCATGGAAGTATCCTGCGCGAGGCTGCCGTTCTGGCCAATGCCGGGCAACTGGCGATCCGGGTGGACCCGCAACAGTTTGCATTGGATGAGGTCAACGACGCATTCCGACAGGTCGCCGAAGGTCGCGGCAGGGGCAAGACGGTTATCCAGTTGATAAGTGAATAG
- a CDS encoding LysR family transcriptional regulator, translating to MDLFDSMRIFVRVVERGSFSAVARELNMGQPAVSKQVRALEQYLGGAVFARSTRHLALTDQGQRFYSHCQEILSQLEHATRSFASGQEQIAGPLRIAAPVSYGRLCIAPLIGAFLQRHPDVQIDLRLNDYNEDLLMENIDLAIRIGLVKSEGLVAVPLGTSTRRVYAAPAYLDRHGQPREPAELAGHNCIAFTLLEHYDRWHFTHRGEALEVAIKGNVTSNNSEAIREMVLGGLGISLSPQWLFAADFEQGGVCSLLDEYQTTALPVSAVFSRERRRSARTMAFIDFLRENV from the coding sequence ATGGACCTGTTCGACAGCATGCGCATCTTCGTGCGCGTCGTGGAGCGCGGCTCGTTTTCCGCAGTGGCTCGGGAGCTGAACATGGGGCAGCCGGCAGTCAGCAAGCAGGTCCGTGCGTTGGAGCAGTACCTGGGTGGCGCCGTGTTCGCCCGCAGCACCCGGCACCTTGCCCTCACCGATCAAGGGCAACGCTTCTACAGCCACTGCCAGGAGATTCTCAGCCAGCTAGAGCATGCCACGCGCAGCTTCGCCAGCGGCCAGGAGCAGATCGCCGGCCCCCTGCGAATAGCCGCACCGGTCAGCTATGGGAGGCTGTGCATAGCGCCCCTGATCGGGGCTTTTCTACAGCGCCACCCCGATGTGCAGATTGACCTGCGCCTGAACGATTACAACGAAGACCTGCTCATGGAAAACATCGACCTGGCCATCCGCATTGGTTTGGTGAAGAGCGAGGGGCTGGTGGCCGTGCCCCTGGGCACCAGCACACGGCGAGTCTATGCTGCACCGGCCTATCTCGATCGCCATGGCCAGCCACGCGAGCCCGCCGAACTGGCAGGCCACAACTGCATCGCCTTCACCTTGCTTGAGCATTACGACCGCTGGCACTTCACCCATCGTGGCGAAGCACTTGAGGTTGCAATCAAAGGCAACGTCACCAGCAACAACAGCGAGGCCATTCGTGAGATGGTCCTCGGAGGCCTGGGCATCTCCCTGTCTCCGCAGTGGCTGTTTGCTGCGGACTTCGAGCAGGGTGGCGTGTGTAGCCTGCTCGACGAATACCAGACGACCGCGCTGCCGGTCAGCGCCGTGTTCAGCCGTGAGCGGCGCCGCTCGGCAAGGACGATGGCGTTCATCGATTTTCTTCGGGAGAACGTGTAG
- a CDS encoding AraC family transcriptional regulator, whose product MDRLSTLLKHFNLHASAFHQGGFCGTTHLGQHSVGHAHLLRSGRLAFKDKRGQRIELTEPTLILAVRPQEHHLLATDADEAELVCATLQFDGGANNPLTLALPDFIIKPLGELQGLDGTLDWLFEEAFGDECGRDVILNRLFELMIIQLLRHLIASRSIASGMMAGLANAQLSRALVGIHDEPQRNWSVAELANLSGMSRASFASHFREIVGITPADYLANWRISLTQKRLREGRPIALIADEVGYESPSALARTFRRKVGASPKQWLQQGTV is encoded by the coding sequence ATGGACCGACTGTCGACACTACTTAAGCACTTCAACCTGCACGCTAGTGCGTTTCACCAGGGTGGGTTCTGTGGAACGACCCACCTTGGGCAACACAGTGTCGGGCACGCCCATCTGTTGCGCTCGGGGCGTCTGGCCTTCAAGGACAAGCGTGGGCAGCGTATCGAGTTGACCGAACCCACCCTGATTCTGGCGGTGCGCCCGCAGGAGCATCACTTGCTGGCCACCGACGCCGATGAAGCGGAGTTAGTCTGCGCCACCCTGCAATTCGATGGCGGCGCCAACAATCCGCTGACCCTGGCTTTGCCGGACTTCATCATCAAGCCCCTCGGCGAATTGCAAGGCCTTGATGGCACCCTTGACTGGCTGTTCGAAGAAGCCTTTGGAGATGAGTGTGGTCGTGATGTCATTCTCAATCGCTTGTTCGAGCTGATGATCATTCAGCTGCTTCGCCACCTCATCGCCAGCCGCAGCATCGCCTCGGGAATGATGGCAGGTCTGGCCAACGCTCAGCTGTCTCGCGCGCTTGTGGGGATCCACGATGAGCCGCAGCGCAATTGGTCCGTGGCGGAACTGGCGAATCTTTCGGGCATGTCGCGGGCAAGCTTCGCTTCGCACTTTCGCGAGATCGTGGGTATTACGCCTGCGGACTACCTGGCGAACTGGCGCATCAGTCTGACGCAAAAACGCCTTCGCGAAGGGCGCCCCATTGCCCTGATCGCCGATGAGGTCGGCTACGAAAGTCCTTCTGCGCTAGCCCGAACCTTTCGCCGCAAGGTGGGTGCGAGCCCGAAGCAATGGCTGCAGCAGGGAACGGTGTGA
- a CDS encoding carboxymuconolactone decarboxylase family protein, producing the protein MTRITALSLDQAPTGSRAALEGIQKGLGFIPNAFRTLAHAPVALNGYLGLAQALGKSSLSAAEREVVALATSEINGCDYCLAAHTFFGGKAGLSDEAVSQARAGTLSAVAALAQQITARRGQLSDEQIAAAREAGLTDSKIVEVVAQVTLLTLTNYLNNIAATDIDFPPSAN; encoded by the coding sequence ATGACTCGTATTACCGCTCTCTCGCTGGACCAGGCGCCTACTGGCTCGCGCGCAGCTCTCGAAGGCATTCAAAAAGGTCTCGGCTTCATTCCCAACGCATTCAGGACCCTGGCGCACGCTCCGGTCGCGCTCAATGGTTACCTGGGCCTCGCCCAAGCGTTGGGTAAAAGCTCACTGAGCGCCGCCGAGCGTGAAGTCGTTGCCCTCGCCACCTCGGAAATCAACGGGTGCGACTACTGTCTGGCCGCACACACCTTCTTCGGCGGCAAGGCGGGTTTGAGCGATGAGGCCGTAAGCCAAGCCCGAGCCGGCACACTCAGCGCGGTTGCCGCACTGGCGCAGCAGATCACGGCAAGGCGCGGCCAGTTGAGTGACGAGCAGATCGCTGCCGCGCGTGAGGCAGGGCTTACTGATAGCAAGATCGTGGAGGTGGTGGCACAGGTCACGCTGTTAACCCTGACCAACTACCTGAACAACATCGCCGCTACCGATATCGACTTTCCGCCATCGGCAAACTAG
- the grxC gene encoding glutaredoxin 3: MSPVTIYTTPHCPYCLSAKRLLSSKGITPDEINVETSPLHLAEMMQRSQRRTVPQIFVGKVHVGGFDDLARLDRKGQLEALLHA, encoded by the coding sequence ATGAGCCCTGTGACTATCTATACCACCCCGCACTGCCCATACTGCCTGAGCGCCAAGCGACTGCTGTCGAGCAAGGGCATCACCCCTGACGAAATCAACGTTGAAACGTCACCCCTGCACCTGGCGGAAATGATGCAGCGATCCCAGCGCCGAACTGTCCCACAGATATTTGTTGGCAAGGTGCATGTCGGCGGCTTCGATGACTTGGCGCGTCTTGACCGCAAGGGCCAGCTCGAGGCATTGCTTCACGCTTGA
- a CDS encoding GNAT family N-acetyltransferase/peptidase C39 family protein, whose amino-acid sequence MAFDFRFASVADIDALVALEQDCFTLDRLSPRNFNWMVRRANASLIVAEQQGHLAGYALLLFHRGTSLARLYSIAVSPAWRGHGLGQQLLEQAQASALERNCAWLRLEVRADNPAAISLYESNGYQRFAVVENYYEDHSQALRFEKRILRSAPPPARQVPYYAQTTEFTCGAACLLMAMAAVERARAMHRSEEIQLWREATTIFMTAGHGGCSPQGLALAAWRRGFEVCMVVSQPGSLFLDGVRSTQKKDVMQLVEDGFAGALAETDVHQVLAPGLDVRSALQDGFRPVVLISSYRFTRLKAPHWILVTGCDDEFVYLHDPDVDHSRQKRILDCQHLPVSHAEFQRMSSFGRQRVRAAVLLRGR is encoded by the coding sequence ATGGCTTTTGATTTTCGCTTTGCATCGGTGGCCGATATCGATGCGCTGGTTGCCCTGGAGCAGGACTGTTTCACCCTCGACCGCCTGAGCCCGCGTAATTTCAACTGGATGGTGCGACGCGCCAATGCCAGCCTTATTGTCGCTGAACAACAGGGGCATCTGGCGGGCTACGCGCTGCTGCTGTTCCATCGCGGCACGTCACTTGCCCGTCTGTATTCAATTGCCGTAAGCCCTGCCTGGCGCGGCCATGGGTTGGGCCAGCAGTTGCTGGAGCAGGCCCAGGCAAGTGCGCTTGAGCGTAATTGCGCCTGGCTGCGCCTGGAGGTGCGCGCGGACAACCCTGCGGCCATCAGCTTGTACGAAAGCAATGGCTATCAACGCTTCGCCGTGGTTGAGAACTACTACGAAGACCACAGCCAGGCGCTGCGTTTCGAGAAGCGTATCCTGCGCAGCGCTCCGCCCCCTGCACGGCAAGTGCCGTACTACGCGCAAACGACCGAGTTCACCTGCGGAGCGGCCTGCCTTTTGATGGCCATGGCTGCGGTCGAACGGGCGCGGGCCATGCACCGCAGCGAGGAAATTCAACTGTGGCGAGAAGCGACCACCATCTTCATGACGGCAGGGCACGGCGGTTGCAGCCCGCAGGGGCTTGCACTGGCGGCCTGGCGCCGCGGGTTCGAGGTGTGCATGGTGGTCAGCCAGCCTGGATCGCTGTTCCTCGATGGAGTACGCAGCACGCAGAAAAAAGACGTAATGCAATTGGTCGAGGACGGCTTTGCCGGGGCGTTGGCCGAAACCGACGTGCATCAGGTGCTGGCGCCCGGCCTTGATGTGCGGTCAGCGTTGCAAGACGGGTTCAGGCCGGTGGTGCTGATTAGCAGCTACCGTTTCACTCGTCTGAAAGCCCCGCACTGGATCTTGGTCACGGGTTGCGATGACGAATTCGTGTACCTGCATGATCCTGATGTGGATCACAGCCGCCAAAAACGCATCCTGGACTGCCAGCATCTGCCAGTAAGCCATGCCGAATTTCAGCGCATGAGCAGTTTCGGCAGGCAGCGGGTAAGGGCCGCTGTGCTGTTGCGCGGGCGATAG
- a CDS encoding RimK family alpha-L-glutamate ligase, with product MSAVQANVAEVLAKTEVSTITLSEEPPSKRSAGNRLLIVVERKEDWASYFPSESLMLAQDYIEHSDDVARRTQVINLCRSYKYLGQGYYCSLLAEARGHKVFPSVRTISELTRKALYGVGLDDLERTLERALADHPYGSTEAFTLTLYFGRTAIEPLQDIGRQLFESFPCPVLLVEFRRRDTWQIDGIKAGALHKLRDEQQYLFANALDAFNRRTWRQPASKRLARFDLAILHDPAEALPPSNPEALEQFIENGKQLGIDVELIEKKDYARLAEFDALFIRETTRVDDHTYRFAKKAESEGLVVIDDPSSILRCTNKVYLADLLKRHNLGAPATEILYKDRPQELELVGRRLGFPLVLKIPDGCFSKGVIKVADAQALASAAQELFEHSVLLLAQEYCYTEYDWRIGVLNGEALYACQYFMSKGHWQIYNHKAQAGEVNGLCRAVPVEQAPPEVVKLAVDTARLIGQGLYGVDLKQTGDRVLVIEVNDNPNLDAGTEDAVLGNALYQRVLQAFVQRLERKHLGQAW from the coding sequence ATGTCAGCGGTGCAAGCCAACGTGGCCGAAGTATTGGCCAAAACCGAAGTTTCCACAATAACCCTCTCCGAGGAGCCACCCAGTAAGCGGAGCGCCGGTAACCGCTTGCTGATCGTGGTGGAGCGCAAGGAAGACTGGGCCAGCTACTTTCCCAGCGAGAGCCTGATGCTGGCCCAGGATTACATTGAACACAGCGACGACGTTGCGAGGCGTACGCAGGTAATCAACCTGTGCCGCAGCTACAAGTATCTGGGGCAAGGCTACTACTGCTCGCTGCTCGCCGAGGCACGGGGCCACAAGGTGTTCCCGTCGGTGCGAACCATCAGCGAGCTCACCCGCAAGGCGCTCTATGGCGTGGGGCTGGATGACCTGGAACGCACGCTGGAGCGAGCCCTGGCCGATCACCCCTATGGCAGCACCGAGGCTTTCACCCTCACCTTGTATTTCGGGCGGACCGCCATTGAACCCCTTCAGGATATCGGTCGACAGCTGTTCGAGTCGTTCCCCTGCCCTGTCTTGCTGGTGGAGTTTCGCAGGCGTGATACCTGGCAGATCGATGGGATCAAGGCCGGCGCGCTGCACAAACTGCGGGATGAGCAGCAGTACTTGTTTGCCAACGCGCTGGATGCCTTCAACCGCCGGACGTGGCGTCAGCCCGCCTCCAAACGCCTGGCGCGGTTCGACCTGGCGATTCTGCATGACCCGGCCGAGGCGCTGCCACCGTCCAATCCTGAGGCGCTGGAGCAATTCATCGAAAACGGTAAACAGCTGGGCATCGATGTAGAGCTGATCGAAAAGAAGGACTATGCACGCCTGGCCGAATTTGACGCCTTGTTCATTCGGGAGACCACGCGGGTGGACGACCATACCTATCGCTTTGCCAAAAAGGCCGAAAGCGAAGGCCTGGTGGTGATCGACGACCCCTCCTCCATCCTGCGCTGCACCAACAAGGTGTACCTCGCCGATCTGCTCAAACGCCACAACCTCGGCGCACCGGCCACGGAGATCCTGTACAAGGACCGCCCGCAGGAACTCGAACTCGTGGGCCGGCGCCTCGGTTTTCCGCTGGTGTTGAAGATTCCCGACGGCTGCTTCTCGAAAGGCGTGATCAAGGTCGCCGACGCCCAGGCACTGGCCTCGGCGGCACAGGAGCTGTTCGAACACTCGGTACTGCTGCTGGCCCAGGAGTACTGCTACACCGAATACGACTGGCGTATCGGCGTACTCAACGGTGAGGCGCTTTACGCCTGCCAGTACTTCATGTCCAAGGGCCACTGGCAAATCTACAACCACAAGGCCCAGGCCGGCGAAGTCAACGGCCTGTGCCGCGCGGTCCCGGTGGAACAGGCACCACCCGAAGTCGTAAAGCTGGCCGTCGACACTGCCAGGCTCATCGGGCAAGGGCTGTACGGTGTGGACCTGAAGCAGACCGGCGACCGTGTACTGGTGATCGAAGTCAACGACAACCCCAACCTCGATGCCGGCACCGAAGACGCCGTGCTGGGTAACGCGCTTTACCAGCGAGTGCTGCAGGCTTTCGTGCAGCGGCTTGAACGTAAACACCTCGGCCAGGCCTGGTAA
- a CDS encoding magnesium transporter CorA family protein — protein MIEYYLAVDGALLEAPEERASVWLCVAPDATEQSRLCECLGVSAQSLESSLDPDEVARIEIKPDHLFLIWKRPESFDGRVFNVSSFGVVLSEKRLVVICAANSLLAGVDRQAGMSTPLDVLMAMLAESVHHYLGHLRVVKQVAREIQLQFDRSMDNQHLVQMYSLSESLVYYVNAIQSNGAVLALLRSHGQKHGFGPKQLEMLNDLIIENEQSYQQAKIHAQVFTNLIEARGNLANNGMNHALRNLTMINVVFLPLNLLASIGGMSEFSMMTAGMPWWLTFPTLLLAMAVLGGAMAVALRRMA, from the coding sequence ATGATCGAATACTACCTCGCCGTAGACGGTGCCCTCCTTGAAGCCCCCGAGGAACGAGCCAGCGTCTGGTTGTGTGTCGCGCCGGACGCAACGGAGCAATCCCGGTTGTGCGAGTGCCTGGGGGTCAGTGCCCAGTCGCTGGAGTCCTCCCTGGACCCGGATGAAGTGGCGCGTATCGAGATCAAGCCAGATCACCTGTTCCTGATCTGGAAGCGCCCGGAAAGCTTCGATGGCCGGGTATTCAATGTCTCGTCATTCGGCGTTGTACTCAGCGAAAAGCGCCTGGTGGTGATCTGCGCCGCCAACTCGCTACTCGCCGGGGTAGACCGGCAGGCCGGCATGAGTACCCCACTGGATGTGCTGATGGCGATGCTGGCTGAAAGCGTGCATCACTACCTGGGCCACCTGCGGGTGGTAAAGCAGGTGGCCCGCGAAATCCAGCTGCAGTTCGATCGGTCCATGGACAACCAGCACCTGGTGCAGATGTACAGCCTTAGCGAAAGCCTGGTGTATTACGTCAACGCCATTCAAAGCAATGGCGCCGTGCTAGCCCTGCTGCGCAGCCATGGCCAGAAACACGGCTTCGGGCCCAAGCAACTGGAAATGCTGAATGACCTGATCATCGAAAACGAGCAAAGCTACCAGCAGGCGAAGATCCATGCCCAGGTCTTTACCAACCTGATCGAGGCCCGCGGCAACCTGGCCAACAACGGCATGAACCACGCGCTGCGCAACCTGACCATGATCAATGTGGTGTTCCTGCCCTTGAACCTGCTCGCCAGCATCGGCGGCATGTCGGAGTTCAGCATGATGACCGCCGGCATGCCCTGGTGGTTGACGTTCCCCACGCTGCTGCTGGCCATGGCGGTACTTGGCGGGGCCATGGCCGTGGCTTTACGGCGTATGGCATGA
- a CDS encoding putative quinol monooxygenase — MHTLKQAIPRLLFATDQELYVNRQDYPLVSLAILKAKPGQAPKLKAALLALIEPTRAEPGNRDYMLFERSDEPGTFYMREAFDHQQALDAHLTTAHFQRFAEQAEQLLAEPLQLIFLDPVSSVVAPCP; from the coding sequence ATGCACACATTGAAGCAGGCAATACCGCGCCTGCTCTTTGCCACTGATCAGGAGCTTTATGTGAACCGACAAGACTACCCCCTCGTTTCCCTCGCCATCCTCAAGGCCAAGCCAGGCCAGGCACCAAAGCTGAAAGCGGCCTTGCTGGCATTGATCGAACCGACTCGGGCGGAGCCCGGCAACCGCGACTACATGTTGTTCGAACGCAGCGACGAGCCTGGGACGTTCTACATGCGCGAGGCGTTCGACCACCAGCAGGCCCTGGACGCGCACCTGACCACCGCTCACTTCCAGCGGTTTGCCGAGCAGGCCGAACAGCTGTTGGCGGAGCCCTTGCAACTGATCTTCCTTGACCCGGTGTCATCTGTCGTTGCGCCCTGTCCCTGA
- a CDS encoding zinc-binding alcohol dehydrogenase family protein, with translation MKAISFIHKGLPIEDPASLQDIFMPKPSPGPRDLLVEVKAVSVNPVDTKVRAGTFTGEPKILGWDAAGVVREVGRQVTLFKPGDQVYYAGSIARPGSYSEYHLVDERIVGHQPRSLGAAQAAALPLTAITAWELLFDRLGIAEGGGEGDALLIVGAAGGVGSMLVQLARQLTRLTVIGTASRAETSNWVRELGAHHVIDHSAPLQGQLQALGIESVSHVASLTHTDQHFAQLVEVLRPQGRLGVIDDPQTLDVMPLKRKSLSLHWELMFTRSLYETDDMVRQHELLERVAGLIDQGTLRTTLGEHFGAINAANMRRAHALVESGKARGKIVLEGF, from the coding sequence ATGAAAGCGATCAGTTTCATCCACAAAGGCTTGCCTATCGAAGACCCTGCGTCTCTCCAGGACATCTTCATGCCCAAGCCCAGCCCTGGGCCCAGGGACCTTCTGGTCGAGGTCAAAGCCGTGTCGGTCAACCCCGTAGACACCAAGGTACGCGCGGGAACTTTCACGGGAGAGCCGAAAATACTCGGCTGGGACGCGGCCGGTGTCGTCCGCGAAGTCGGGCGCCAGGTGACCCTGTTCAAGCCCGGAGACCAGGTGTACTACGCCGGCTCCATCGCCAGGCCCGGCAGCTACAGCGAATATCACCTGGTTGACGAACGCATCGTCGGGCATCAACCGCGTAGCCTGGGTGCAGCACAGGCAGCCGCGCTGCCGCTGACGGCCATCACCGCCTGGGAACTGCTGTTCGATCGCCTGGGGATCGCGGAGGGCGGCGGGGAGGGCGATGCCCTGCTGATCGTTGGCGCTGCCGGTGGCGTCGGTTCGATGCTGGTGCAGTTGGCCCGGCAACTGACCCGCTTGACGGTTATCGGCACGGCCTCCCGCGCCGAGACCAGCAACTGGGTACGCGAACTGGGCGCCCATCACGTCATCGATCACAGTGCGCCGCTGCAAGGGCAGCTGCAGGCCTTGGGGATCGAGTCGGTCAGCCATGTCGCCAGCCTTACCCATACTGATCAACACTTTGCGCAACTGGTTGAAGTGCTGCGACCACAAGGTCGCCTGGGCGTGATCGACGACCCGCAGACCCTGGACGTCATGCCGCTCAAGCGCAAGTCGCTGTCGCTGCACTGGGAGCTGATGTTCACCCGCTCGCTTTACGAAACCGACGACATGGTGCGCCAGCACGAGCTGCTCGAGCGCGTGGCCGGGCTGATCGATCAAGGCACCCTGCGTACCACCTTGGGCGAGCATTTCGGCGCCATCAATGCCGCCAACATGCGCCGTGCCCATGCGCTGGTCGAGAGTGGCAAGGCGCGCGGCAAGATCGTCCTGGAAGGCTTCTGA